Proteins encoded by one window of Mercenaria mercenaria strain notata chromosome 4, MADL_Memer_1, whole genome shotgun sequence:
- the LOC123552941 gene encoding biotin--protein ligase-like, with amino-acid sequence MLLSVGYLMLYVARWWSHRARKNMYLQAVRQVVRGSSIFIRRSVSGKTYAAAGSLIQSSLVNGSPSFTPKPLVEDDHMEMLSIEPKQIVNLKDDWTAYYRPQGEYVEDETHEDIMLLLEARRPTNVDTFLKHELEVAPAEKVHILAHGAAVAWKSGTPFGIILHCTLDEFVTLAMAFCEDRLTMDEDLEVNSIMTVKVEGKSTSLVQNQEIDTDTVTESALKPNSIPAETDRNVNNAEDDNSIAKQLEHLLVPSSEQDQLTELWSNESLASNSSIGRTSELLDMIDSEARETETRAEESMMESGAGEGLSDFELAGSSSSTSGSLSQSWRFVRQTSLAKPPNVLVYAGKIDSVRKFNKVKKILEQCLDNESYVIYHLKHEEIETTPWIENTILLVIASKKRYADSNEAFLKYFKAGGKILGLGSGFDQELVGQTMIRKENWIVNLNYKSWSDVSLISGMYAYDTNTVVVDDSRVTKLATDKNENVLIVKVNQETKRSAGSAILSQVLFDKDAGDMGVTPEMFNALKKSNTARFEILGQLLTTLGLECSASSPPVLTPAVLVAKESNLKHNFLKSIENRLSSGVLKYGTQSLQFTTDDSSPAEENLLPVLTEESEPFMKNFNQGEYCGNLKSRILGNTVIYVDVIPTTMTLLDGLMFSVPETTGLIAIARQQTQGVGRGGNSWLSPIGCAMFSLHVKLPVDSNLGKAVSYLQHITSLAVVYSVCTLEGYQDIDLRLKWPNDIYYGREMKLGGVIVKSTFMDGMVHATIGCGFNVDNSNPTICINDLIQLHNRQEGTSLPACTSEQLIGRTVTCIENLIDEFQTEGAESFKQKYYEKWLHSNSKVNLQSEGNAEVQIIGLDEYGYLLVETADGVKISVQPDGNSFDMMKNLISMKTR; translated from the exons ATGCTTTTAAGTGTGGGATATCTTATGCTATATGTAGCAAGGTGGTGGTCTCACAGAGCCAGGAAAAACATGTATCTACAAGCAGTAAGACAG GTGGTGCGAGGAAGCAGCATTTTTATCAGGAGGTCAGTGTCTGGAAAGACGTATGCGGCAGCAGGATCTCTCATACAGTCGTCACTTGTTAACGGATCTCCAAGCTTTACCCCCAAACCCTTGGTGGAAGATGATCACATGGAAATGTTGTCTATAGAACCAAAG CAAATTGTGAACCTGAAAGATGATTGGACAGCATACTACAGACCACAGGGTGAATATGTGGAAGATGAAACTCATGAAGATATCATGTTATTGCTGGAAGCCAGAAGACCAACAAATGTTGATACTTTCCTCAAACATGAGCTGGAAGTGGCACCTGCAGAGAAAGTGCAT ATATTAGCTCATGGGGCAGCTGTGGCCTGGAAGTCTGGTACACCATTTGGTATTATTTTACACTGTACCTTAGATGAGTTTGTAACATTGGCCATGGCATTCTGTGAGGACCGCCTCACCATGGATGAAGATCTTGAAGTTAACTCTATCATGA CTGTGAAGGTAGAGGGAAAATCTACAAGTCTTGTTCAGAATCAGGAGATTGACACAGATACAGTCACTGAAAGTGCCTTGAAACCAAACAGTATTCCTGCTGAAACTGACAGAAATGTCAATAATGCTGAAGATGACAACAGTATTGCTAAACAGTTGGAACATTTATTAGTGCCATCCTCTGAGCAGGATCAGTTAACTGAATTGTGGTCAAATGAGTCTTTAGCATCAAATTCTTCAATTGGTCGTACTTCTGAACTTCTCGATATGATTGACTCGGAAGCACGGGAAACTGAGACGCGTGCCGAAGAATCAATGATGGAAAGTGGGGCCGGAGAGGGGTTAAGTGATTTCGAACTCGCAGGCAGCTCAAGTAGTACTTCAGGGTCTCTTTCTCAGAGTTGGAGATTTGTTCGTCAGACCTCACTGGCAAAACCGCCAAATGTGCTAGTTTATGCAGGGAAGATAGACTCAGTGAGAAAATTTAACAAAGTAAAGAAAATCCTTGAACAGTGCTTAGATAACGAGTCATAcgtaatatatcatttaaaacacgAGGAAATAGAAACTACGCCATGGATCGAGAACACCATTCTGTTAGTTATTGCATCCAAGAAAAGATATGCAGACTCAAACGAGGCCttcttgaaatatttcaaagcGGGAGGAAAAATTCTTGGCTTAGGGAGCGGATTTGATCAAGAATTAGTCGGGCAAACAATGATTCGTAAGGAAAATTGGATTGTGAATCTAAactataaaagttggtctgacgTTTCTTTAATTTCTGGAATGTATGCTTATGACACAAATACTGTGGTAGTTGATGATAGTCGCGTTACAAAACTTGCTACGGACAAAAATGAAAACGTGCTTATCGTAAAAGTGAACCAAGAAACAAAAAGAAGTGCAGGCTCTGCTATTTTGTCTCAG GTGTTGTTTGATAAGGATGCAGGGGATATGGGTGTGACACCAGAGATGTTTAACGCATTGAAGAAATCAAACACTGCTAGGTTTGAGATCCTAGGACAACTTCTCACCACCCTAGGATTAGAATGTAGTGCTAGCTCTCCACCAGTACTTACACCAGCTGTACTTGTTGCCAAAgaatca AATTTGAAACACAACTTTTTGAAATCAATAGAGAACAGACTTTCATCAGGAGTTTTAAAATATGGCACGCAGAGCCTGCAATTCACAACAGATGACAGTTCACCTGCTGAGGAAAATCTACTTCCAGTTCTCACAGAGGAGAGTGAACCATTTATGAAGAACTTCAACCAGGGAGAGTACTGTGGTAACTTGAAAAGTAGGATTCTGGGAAATACTGTGATCTATGTGGATGTGATCCCGACAACCATGACACTGCTGGATGG attgatgttcTCAGTTCCTGAAACTACTGGCCTAATAGCTATAGCCAGACAGCAAACACAGGGTGTAG GTAGAGGAGGAAACAGTTGGTTGAGCCCTATTGGGTGCGCCATGTTCTCGTTACATGTCAAGTTACCAGTAGACAGTAATCTTGGCAAGGCTGTGTCCTATCTTCAACACATAACCTCCCTCGCTGTTGTGTACAGTGTGTGTACACTGGAAGGATATCAG GACATTGACCTGAGACTGAAGTGGCCAAATGACATTTACTATGGCCGTGAGATGAAACTTGGTGGTGTTATCGTAAAGTCAACATTCATGGATGGCATGGTACATGCTACGATTG GGTGTGGATTTAATGTTGATAACAGCAACCCAACCATCTGTATTAATGACCTCATACAGCTGCATAATCGTCAGGAGGGTACGAGTCTCCCTGCATGTACCTCAGAACAGCTGATTGGTCGGACTGTCACGTGCATAGAGAATCTCATTGATGAGTTCCAGACAGAAGGGGCGGAAAGCTTCAAACAGAAATACTATGAGAAGTGGCTTCATAG CAACAGTAAAGTTAATCTTCAATCAGAAGGTAACGCAGAAGTGCAAATCATCGGTTTAGATGAGTATGGATATTTGCTGGTGGAGACAGCTGATGGTGTGAAGATTAGCGTACAGCCTGATGGAAACTCGTTTGACATGATGAAAAATCTGATCAGTATGAAAACAAGATAG
- the LOC123552015 gene encoding FMRFamide-activated amiloride-sensitive sodium channel-like codes for MRVDDKMDDNTSTERKTSMVDIAKILGSESNVHGISKIAKARSTGRQLFWTVLVVLAFIAASIQLGFILKKYLSYPTTEVTNISKKLSVTFPAVTVCNTNPISMTRVSKVLANNTDMMQWFSFLQNTNFGEHDSKLDSHQAFYENLPEAVQYIAHSFDDMVLSCRFKNADCGIQNFSLNFDGKNYYNCFTFAVNENQSEEILQNNPGPDNGLSLILSLGKESSPPGSYGIYDMKNPTGFSGGMRVQIHNRNTVPTPFYHGFDIPPGYSSSVGLKARIHSRLPKPYGDCTTQNYDEEQNHENTVFTCLQQCQQKILVKICGCKTSALPVLSNLKPKVPFCSEIKNWKHKSDLYKGQNQVVLNQLLCEQRVIENLRTDRSYEDDCGCSEPCKEMSYEQSLSMLYWPEEFYQLGFLSELYTGNNASKPTELVQEALDILNITSTKYSTLAMQGISEDLDRSDKIEIARASAIIRQNFMRLNVFLQDLRVTEHIQIPVYDLSSLFSDIGGTLILWLGFSMLTFMEAFELIMSLILLACNSDMYIMGDKSGTKQNVKKQEIF; via the coding sequence ATGAGAGTGGATGACAAAATGGATGACAACACCTCAACAGAGAGAAAGACTTCAATGGTGGACATAGCAAAAATACTTGGATCAGAGAGTAATGTTCATGGAATATCCAAAATAGCAAAAGCAAGATCTACAGGACGGCAGTTATTCTGGACTGTTCTTGTGGTGCTTGCTTTCATTGCTGCCTCAATACAACTGGGGTTCATTCTGAAGAAGTATTTGTCATATCCAACTACAGaagtaacaaatatatcaaaaaagttGAGTGTTACTTTTCCGGCAGTTACAGTATGTAATACTAACCCAATATCTATGACAAGGGTAAGCAAAGTGCTTGCAAATAACACTGACATGATGCAATGGTTCTCATTCTTACAAAACACTAATTTTGGAGAACATGATTCAAAACTTGATTCTCACCAAGCTTTCTATGAAAATTTACCAGAAGCTGTGCAATACATTGCCCATAGTTTTGACGACATGGTTTTAAGCTGTAGATTTAAGAATGCCGACTGCGGAATTCAAAATTTCTCTCTCAATTTTGATGGAAAAAACTACTACAACTGCTTCACATTTGCTGTTAATGAAAACCAATCAGAAGAAATACTACAAAACAACCCCGGACCAGATAATGGTCTGTCATTGATTCTCTCCCTTGGAAAAGAAAGTTCTCCACCTGGAAGTTACGGCATATATGACATGAAGAATCCTACGGGTTTTAGTGGTGGTATGCGTGTCCAAATTCACAATCGAAACACAGTTCCTACTCCATTCTACCATGGTTTCGATATACCACCAGGATACTCCTCCTCTGTCGGACTTAAAGCAAGAATCCATTCTAGACTTCCAAAACCGTATGGGGACTGCACAACACAAAATTATGATGAGGAACAAAATCACGAGAATACTGTTTTCACTTGCTTACAACAATGTCAACAGAAAATACTGGTGAAAATATGTGGATGTAAGACTTCAGCCTTGCCAGTACTTTCAAATCTCAAACCCAAAGTCCCGTTCTGCTCAGAAATCAAGAACTGGAAACACAAATCTGACCTTTACAAGGGTCAGAATCAAGTTGTACTGAATCAACTTTTGTGTGAACAACGGGTTATTGAAAATTTACGCACTGATAGAAGTTATGAAGACGACTGTGGGTGCTCAGAACCTTGCAAGGAAATGTCCTACGAACAATCTTTGTCAATGTTGTACTGGCCTGAGGAGTTTTATCAACTAGGCTTTCTTTCTGAACTATATACCGGTAACAATGCAAGTAAGCCGACAGAACTAGTACAGGAAGCCCTGGACATATTAAACATAACTTCTACAAAATATAGTACTCTTGCTATGCAAGGTATTTCCGAGGACTTGGACAGGTCTGATAAAATTGAAATAGCACGCGCATCAGCAATTATCCGCCAAAACTTCATGCGCCTTAATGTCTTTTTACAGGACTTGAGGGTGACAGAACATATTCAAATACCAGTGTACGACTTAAGCAGCCTATTTTCTGACATTGGTGGTACACTAATTCTATGGCTGGGTTTCTCGATGCTAACATTTATGGAAGCGTTTGAACTCATTATGAGCCTTATTTTACTTGCGTGTAATTCAGACATGTACATAATGGGAGATAAAAGTGGCACAAAACAGaatgttaaaaaacaagaaatattttaa